The following coding sequences lie in one Candidatus Neptunochlamydia sp. REUL1 genomic window:
- the gap gene encoding type I glyceraldehyde-3-phosphate dehydrogenase: MRVGINGFGRIGRSVLRLAFEKYDDIEIVAINDLVPAPNLAYLLKYDSVHGRFSRSVTANDEAFIIDDSHTVHVLAEKDPTKLPWKDLNVDYVIESTGLFTQKEKAEMHLQAGAQRVIISAPAKGEVPTFVMGVNHEKYNPETDSIVSNASCTTNCLAPITKVLLDHFGIKEGLMTTVHAMTATQPVHDAPSKKDLRGGRSASLNIIPASTGAAKAVALCLPDVKGKLTGMAFRVPVADVSVVDLTVKLTKSTNYDTLCAKMKSEANSNLKGILCYTEEDVVSSDFIGDTHSSIFDANAGIALNDNFFKLISWYDNEIGYSCRLLDLIRYIDTKQ, translated from the coding sequence ATTCGTGTAGGAATCAATGGGTTCGGTAGGATTGGTCGGTCTGTCTTAAGGCTCGCTTTTGAAAAGTATGATGATATTGAGATTGTTGCGATTAACGATCTTGTTCCTGCTCCTAACCTCGCCTACCTTTTAAAATACGATTCAGTTCATGGACGTTTTTCGCGCAGTGTTACGGCGAATGACGAAGCATTTATCATTGATGATTCCCATACTGTTCATGTACTTGCCGAAAAAGATCCGACAAAACTTCCATGGAAAGATCTTAATGTTGACTATGTCATTGAATCAACAGGGCTTTTTACTCAGAAAGAGAAGGCTGAAATGCATTTGCAGGCGGGAGCTCAGCGCGTAATTATTTCTGCTCCTGCAAAAGGAGAGGTTCCTACCTTTGTCATGGGAGTCAACCATGAAAAATACAATCCAGAGACAGACTCAATTGTTTCTAACGCCTCTTGTACGACAAACTGTTTGGCACCGATTACAAAAGTTCTTTTAGACCATTTTGGGATTAAAGAAGGGCTTATGACAACCGTTCATGCGATGACGGCTACGCAGCCAGTGCATGACGCACCTTCAAAGAAAGACTTAAGAGGAGGGCGTAGCGCCTCCCTAAACATTATCCCTGCTTCTACCGGAGCTGCTAAAGCTGTTGCTTTGTGTCTCCCTGATGTTAAGGGAAAACTTACAGGGATGGCATTTCGCGTTCCTGTTGCCGACGTCTCCGTTGTCGATTTAACAGTTAAGCTGACGAAATCGACCAATTATGATACACTGTGTGCCAAGATGAAGTCGGAAGCAAATTCAAATTTAAAGGGAATACTTTGTTACACCGAAGAAGACGTCGTTTCCTCTGATTTCATCGGAGACACTCATTCGTCTATCTTCGATGCTAATGCCGGGATTGCCCTAAACGATAACTTTTTCAAACTGATCTCCTGGTATGATAACGAAATTGGATATTCCTGCCGTTTGCTTGACTTGATCCGCTACATAGACACGAAACAGTGA